TGGTGTCGCCGACGTAGTCGGAGCCCCAGACGCGGTCGATGAGCTGGCCGCGGGTCAGCACGCGACCCGGGTTGCGCAGGAACATCTCCAGGAGCTCGAACTCCTTGAGCGGCAGGCGCTGCTCGGAGCCGTCGACGGTCACGACGTGACGCTCGACGTCCATCCGGACCGGGCCTGCCTCCAGCGTGGCCGGTGCGGCGTCGGGCTCGGAACCACGACGCAGGACGGCGCGGATCCGGGCGACGAGCTCGCGCGGCGAATAGGGCTTGGTGACGTAGTCGTCTGCGCCGAGCTCGAGCCCGACCACCTTGTCGACCTCGTCGTCCTTCGCGGTCACCATG
The sequence above is drawn from the Nocardioides albertanoniae genome and encodes:
- a CDS encoding response regulator transcription factor, with amino-acid sequence MTRVLVVEDEASYSEALSYVLRKEGFEVAIAEDGTDALKEFDRNGADIVLLDLMLPGLSGTEVCRQIRATSSVPVIMVTAKDDEVDKVVGLELGADDYVTKPYSPRELVARIRAVLRRGSEPDAAPATLEAGPVRMDVERHVVTVDGSEQRLPLKEFELLEMFLRNPGRVLTRGQLIDRVWGSDYVGDTKTLDVHVKRLRAKLEPDPSEPKFLVTVRGLGYKLDL